From the genome of Setaria viridis chromosome 1, Setaria_viridis_v4.0, whole genome shotgun sequence:
TAATGCCATCTGGAATGGGTCTTGATACTATCTGATAGTaaaaattactattcgttttgacttttttagatgcatagccTTTAATATGAAGCTAGATATATATTAGCAAAAATTATGCatctaagaaaaataaaatgaataataatttaggacggagagagctgtggcggaaccgttcaaattaacctgactaaaatgcacttacatcgcctgacacgcgatcatgcactttaaccaagccaacttggtcgtccgtcggattacatctgataaaccacttactcaggatcgagaagcattgctcacacgaaggtgagtggcatagagattacaacattcccaccACATTAagatagttcaacaatttattacatcagaatTTTCGAAatccaaacaagtttgcaaggttgtaaacaacgaagagtaaaacaagcggaagctaaacgtcgatacacgatatcataatgaagccgatcatgacatcaatgacccctgccctcgccgtccgaggagggatcccactcgattgtccaacccggagggagctgggcaggccaagtggtgccagcagccaaactatcaacattacctgaaaagttatgccacaagcaaggctgagcaactaataaaGGCTGACCTGACAGGTGATAACTAtttcaccaactcctagacatgcaaagcttttttggttgtagtttttttttgccaaaaacgTCTAAAgttgatccttactttcaatattttagcttaagttctaagttcattaaccagtctagattagcaacttatactagcattgtttccaaacaattaaataccaaacatcaagattaatatcatcatatattccatctttactcagtgcagaatagcgatcaaacagtcccaaactgtgagagacagacgaatcgattcgaatttattaaccatgcatggcaaacctaatctcacgacatccgcgcaccacgaagggtcgcttcacttgtcaatcgtccccatcaatccccaggcacgtgtcagggctaaaattcctttggcatgcaatgctccatagttcCGGCCTCTTGCtgtactgtgactgcacttgcacccacatgatgtaCCATGGGAACGAAGTTCCAAGGATAgtaggagtataagccacgtcccagttcaatcagtactaagctttcccatcccatactaggtatgagattagtacttttaaatacttgatcacaaacgccgacacgtttcaaccttagcaaaatcattactagacagacggagcaaaccaccacattggatttacctttttagtatttttcttcgatttactatgatttaaaggacctaagcaagaaataaaactatagggtaTTATTTCCAACAGTAATATGGGTaagattatttttgtatgaaactagacagttcactgagtccaacaaaaatggtttggtatttttctgatttttgtaCGATTTATGGTGCAATTACAAAGTTTATCCTattttctgccgatttaaaacaatTAACCGCGGTAGACTTGCAAGCTAACCCTCGCGTCTAAGGTTAAAATACGCAGGGGTCCCTGATTCTTGCACACAGGCCCCTGGAAAAAGGAGAACGACGCAGGGAGGCCCTTGCGGCGATCGGTGGCGATCTTCGCCCGAATTCGGCGATGCGAGGCTCGAGCCAGGGCAACAAGCTACCGGGGAGAAGTGCGGGCTCACCTAGGGTCGATTGGCGGCGGTTAGGGCGTCGGAGAGGGCTTGGTGAAGATGGAATGCCGTGGGGATGAGGAGCGGGCCGCGGCAGCTGTCCTCAAGGTGTTCCGGCACCGGTTGCACTCCGGGAGGACAACGGGCAGCTCGGGGACGTGCGCGGTGGGACGGCGGAGCGAGCGGTGGTGTCAGCGAggtgcggggtggcgcggaggtgggggctccacggaAGACCTGAGTGGCGGCACTAGAAAAAtagggagcggcggcgctagaagcggcggagggcggcgtaGGTGGCACCATTAAtccttttatagggccagggGGAGCGGCGGGTCGAGGCGAGGCTCCGAATGTAAGCAGATAAGATCGGAGGGCGCTGTGGGCTGCGGGTTGGAGCTCCATtggcagcggcgccattggctgGGGTGCGGAGACCACGAGACATGATCTCCAGGTCATTGGCCTTGGGGGATTTGGGGCGTGCAGGAGCAGCTTTGCCGCGGTCGTGGGTTGGCGAAGCGAGGCGCTTGTGCGGTCGCTGTTCGGGCGTCGATAGGCGGTTGGAGCTTGGCCGGTCCAAGGCGGTGGCATAGCGTTGTCCGGCAGGCGGAGCTTGCTCGGGACGGGGCAAAGGAGACGCGTGACGCTAGGGAGCGGGATAAGCGCGCTCGCCTACTAGGCAACCGGGCACGCAAGTTGTCTTGTTGCGTCTGCCGgttgggcgacggcgagctcacCGATGGACGACAGCCACGCAGCGGGCAGCGCACGGGTGAATGTGCAGGCGCGCTCCGGGCGCACGCTGGTGGGGTGCTCCTCGGGGCAATCAAAAAGGGCTGGTTTTGAAgcctttttctccaaactttttaAAAGAACTcatgaaactccaaaagtaaaacttgtAGACCTAACATCCATCTCCAAACTTTACAAAAGAAGTTTTCTTGAAATCGAGATGGATTTGAAACTACAGAGTTGCAAAGTTCGGCAGAACACCGGCCTCCCGGGACTTGGACAAAACTCGGTTTTGCTGTTTTTCACcattttggccaactttggctTAGATTTTGAGTAGCTTCCTAACTGAACCAGGCCATGATGTAATTGAAGGAAATGTTCTTCGACCTTAGGTCTCCAACTTCTATTAGAgacttttcttgagttcagttcagCTTTTAGGAGGAACAGGCTCACCAAGATGCGCGCTCTTGACGTTTTCCAGACTTGCGCGATGGAATGTAAATAGGCTGACTGTTTTACACaattttgaccaagttttttaGCAGGTTCGGTTGTGATTTgaacctgggtcagtgtaacaaagttggaaaaCACTAAAgtaactacaacttctattaaaggtctgacttgagATTAGATATAGAATAGTGAGATAACAGGTGGCAAAGTTGAgaaaaaacatgaattccaggacttgtCATTTACAGGATTTTGATGTactcctgatttgattcttttttttaccttctcccactccaaatCAGCCAAAGTGTTAATAATAAAAGTTGTGTTAAATTAAAAAATTTACAACTCCTATTTGGGAAAAATTTTAAGTTTCTATAAAAAACTCAAGTTTCCTATTTAACTctaaaaagagctttttaggggtaATTTGGACATTTTACCTcctctacttagtgactaatgacttgcttaagtttaactatacctaattaaggtagagttgttacaggaGTACCATTTAAAAAAAAGCAATGAGGATGGACTATCAAGATGAGGTCCTCCTCCGATCCAAGCATAATCCATTTACTGTTACCGGTACCCAACACAAATTTCACAGTTAAAGAACAAATGCATTATTGACATTCTGTTCCAATAAGTATGCACTATAAATACACTGCCGGTTCTTAGCATTCCATCGGCTTTACTGTTATATACTTCTCATCTGTCACAAGTTTACCTTCGATAAATCAAGCAAGAGAAGCCAATCAATGGCACCGGATTCAGCACCTGTTCGGCCTTCTGGAGATGACGCCTGTCACGACACAATGTAGGCATGAGCACAAAAAGGTTCAATTTCAGTCAAGCAATGATCATCTTAGGGCAGGGTGCTCATTACTTGCCCACATCATCTTCCTCTTTTCAGCTGATGGACTCGAACCAAAGATGAATATCTAGTTCAGCAACAGTAACATACAGGAAAACAGAATTGAACTAGCTAGTGAACTGAAATCAACTTGCCTCATCCCTCTCAGCCGAGGAGAGCTGATGGACTTTCCCTCCTCTATGACTTAGATCAGTCGCGTGTGAATGGATGCCAAGACTTGTCAGTTCCACAGCTAGCGACACTAACCATGGGGTCCATGATCTGATTCCAAACTTTCTGATCAGAAGTACATACACAAGTGGCCTGAATATGTGAACAACCTCTCCTAAAACAAATAAGCGCCCAGTACCCCCTTTAGCAGATCAAATACTTGCCAAAGTTGGCTTCTCAACCACCATCACTGCATGTCGCAGAAGATTTAACTTGCTATAAGAAAAAACTATAATCCCAAAAGTATCCAAAGGAAATATCAAGATAATTAAATAGATGGATGCCTGATTTAATTTAAAATATATTACCAGTTGGCTCAGGAGTAGGTTGAAGCCTCCTCATCCACATAGGATCAGACATCATCTTGGCATTCTCACCAAACTTGTTCAAAGCAGCTACTGCTCTTCTCTCAAGACTCTTAGATACAACTCCATTCTTTCCATCCAGACCGTTGGTCGCAGCTTTGTGACCATTTTGGGAATGCCCATTCATCGGATAGATAACTGGAACTCCATTACCATTTACTCCATAATTATCTTCAAGAACGGTCATCTCTTCTTCATTTGCCATCTCCCCTCCTTGTAAGAGCATCTTGTATCCACTCTCCCGAAAAGCGGCTAACCTGATGCCTGCCCTGAAATATTGTGCAATTGTTATTATTTGTCTGAAAAAAAGCCATTAGATATGCAACTAACAAAACAACAAATAAGTAACTATCTTACTTCACTGCTTCTGTAACAGCAAGGAAGCTCCACTTGCGATCATCGCCAACAAAGTGCTGGGCAGCAACCTCAACAACCGCTTCTACATCCTTTAATACAGAGACAACAAGACCCCATGGAATAGATTGCTCCTTAGAGGCAAATGAGTGATTTTCAGTGGGCGCATCAATTATGTGCTGGTTGACAGAACTCACAATACCCAATAGTGCATATACTGTTCAGACAACGAGGCACGAGTTAATATGAAGAAATCAGACATATACCACTCAAAATAGACTTGTCTCCATCAGAAGAGCAAACAATTTCTTGAAAAGATTTGCCATATTATTATGCCTATGTTTACGAACTGAACAAATGATTTATTTCATAGGGGGGTTGAGTTCCGAGACAAGTTTATAGTAAAATTCCAGAGCTAAACTTTGGGATGTCCTATCTGGGATTAGTTACAAACTAGTTAGGCAAACAGTCTGCATTCCTATAATGTAGTTACAGCATAGAATTTGATCCCCTGGGACATATAATACCATGAAGCTAAACATGTCCAATACAGAATACTACCTGCGAACCCTAAGATCTCAAGACAGGTCAGTGAGAAAAATTTCTATGATCTCTTATATTGAATAGCTCAAAATGAGCATATGATACTAGTGGTTTTTAGCTAATAGTGGAAGGATGCCAGGGTAAAAATGTAAATATTGACATAATCCATTTACTGTTACCGGTATCCAACACAAATTTCACAGTTAAAGAACAAATGCATTATTGACATTCGGTTCCAATAAGTATGCACTATAAATACACTGCCGGTTCTTAGCATTACATCGGCTTTACTGTTATATACTTCTCATCTGTCACAATACATGAAAGTGGCAGCAGCTTAACAGCCTATGTCATAAGACAACAATGCCATATCTGCCAAGAAAATGGCACTACAGGTCTGGGCACTAGTTCTCGCCAGTAAAACATAACCCATCAACCAACTCACACGAAGCACGAAGGTCTTCCAAAAATTAGTAACCACAAGCTCAGGCACCTATCCGCCCATCTCTACGAACCTGACGTGTATGTATACCTTGTCTGAACCCCTTCAAGTAGCTCCATAAGTTTACCTTCGATAAATCAAGCAAGAGAAGCTTATTTCAACATGCTTTTATGGAACATGAATACAACAAAGGTGTGAAAGGCATATATGCAGACCTGTAAGGAAACCAATCAATGGCACCGGATTCAGCACCTGTTCGGCCTTCTGGAGATGACGCCTGTCACGACACAATGTAGGCATGAGCACAAAAAGGTTCAATTTCAGTCAAGCAATGATCATCTTAGGGCAGGGTGCTCATTACTTGGTATAACTGGTGAAAAAAGGATCTCTCATCACATAAAGGGCCCACATCATCTTCCGCCTTTTCAGCTGATGGACTCGAACCAAAGAAGAATATCTAGTTCAGCAACAGTAACACACAGGAAAACAGAATTGAACTAGCTAGTGAACTGAACTCAACTTGCCTCATCCCTCTCAGCCGAGGAGAGCTGATGGACTTTCCCTCCTCTATGATTTAGATCAGTCGCGTGTGAATGGATGCCAAGACTTGTCAGTTCCACAGCTAGCGACACTAACCATGGGGTCCATGATCTGATTCCAAACTTTCTGATCAGAAGTACATACACAAGTGGCCTGAATATGTGAACAACCTCTCCTATAACAAATAAGCGCCCAGTACCCCCTTTAGCAGATCAAATACTTGCCAAATTGTTCCATCTGCTGCCTCCATACACAGCATCAATAAATAATATGCTGGAGACCTCCGATCCTCATTTTCCATCACGTGTGAAGTTGGTGTTAGTTACTTATAGGTTCTCCTTTCGTTTTCAGATCAGGTTCACGATGTAGACTGCAAGATTTTCAATGTGTTAGGTACTGATAGGTTCGTTGTCGCCAAATTTTCCTTTCGTTTTCAAATCATATTCACGATGTAGACTGCAAGATTTTAAATGTTCCTTGTATTTACACGAAAAGCCTTTGTTATATTCTATTCTCCCCATATGTATTCCCTGAGAGTTTTAACAAATTAATAACAACATTAGTCATGACAATCCGGTTACCTATTGCTGTGGTAGATAAGATGTTTAACCGCAAACATTGGGGGAAAAAATGGAGAAAAACCCCCCAGAAACAACAGGGTGCGTACGCAGCCGGTCTAGATGAACTGTTCGATCTGAAGCAAAGATAGCAACATGCTAAAGGTTGTTGCATACACAAACGGTGTAGATGTTAGGCGTGGGAGCATACACATACGTCTTTTCCAGAAGGGGTAGGCCGCCGCTGTGGCGCTGTCGTGAACGAGAGCTATAAAAGGGTTCTCGAGCCAGCCAAAGCCCCAGCAACAGATCGAGCAGCAAGCTAGTCGCTAGAGCAGTGTGCGCCGAGTAGATATATAGCTACGCTTGCTATAGGATACTATGGCGGCGAAGgacgtggcgccggcggtgaCGCTGAGCAACGGGCATCACGGCGGCGggatgccggcggcgacgaagctGAGCAACGGGCACAGCATGAAGACGGTGCCGGCGGTGACGCTGAGCAGCGGGCACCGGATGCCCGCGGTGGGGCTGGGCGTGTGGCGGATGGAGAAGACGGCCATGCGCGGCATCATCCACGCCGCCATCCGCAAGGGGTACCGACACTTTGACTGCGCCGGTATGCATGCGCCTGTGCTCATCGTCCGTACATGCAGGATCCAACAGTCAATGTGCGTGCTTATATATAGGTTATTGATGCAAGCAGGTCATTGATCGCCTTAGCAAGAATAGCACGGTCGTTCTACACTACTAGGTATTAAGATATTAGTACTGattcgtagggtgcatatctcctgaaAATACATTCGagattaatccgtcgagatagGGTTCTTTTATCACGGGTTCCTCAATCAGGATATAAgacccccttttagtcccggtttgtaaaaccaaccgggactaacggggcTATCACGCCTGGCGTGATAgccccgttagtcccggttggttttacaaaccgggactaaaggtcgtCTCTTTAGTCACGGTTTGTAAAACAAACGGGGACTAAAGAGCATGCATACAGCGCCATGCAGGCGACTGCATGACacctataatttcgtgcatatcACGTACTCCTTTaattaacctttagtagttgagaaattttttt
Proteins encoded in this window:
- the LOC140220107 gene encoding peroxisome biogenesis protein 16-like; its protein translation is MRQLKRRKMMWALYVMRDPFFTSYTKRHLQKAEQVLNPVPLIGFLTGKLMELLEGVQTRYTYTSVYALLGIVSSVNQHIIDAPTENHSFASKEQSIPWGLVVSVLKDVEAVVEVAAQHFVGDDRKWSFLAVTEAVKAGIRLAAFRESGYKMLLQGGEMANEEEMTVLEDNYGVNGNGVPVIYPMNGHSQNGHKAATNGLDGKNGVVSKSLERRAVAALNKFGENAKMMSDPMWMRRLQPTPEPTVMVVEKPTLASI